Sequence from the [Bacteroides] pectinophilus genome:
ATTCCAACAGGTGCTTTGTTGTAATCCTTAATCTTCTGCAGATGACATCAGAACTGCTTATAAGCGGTGTACTGGTTGTATATCTTGTAATAACTGACCCTGTCATAACAATACTTGTTGTTGTGATTATGTGCATAAGTATGTTCCTTGTGCTTAAGTTTGTTAAGAAAAAGGTATCAGTGCTTGGACAGAAGGACAGATATTTTGAGGCACAGATGAACAAATGTGTTCTTGAGGCATTTGGCGGTGTTAAGGAAGTAAAGATAACGCACAGCGAGAAGTTCTTTATGGATGATTATTATTATAAGAGCACGAGATATGCTGAGCTTCACCGCAAGTGTGACGTGCTTGGAATTATTCCTAAGCAGGTAATGGAGGTTGTGACAATCGGAAGCCTTATGGTCAGTCTCACAATAAGACTGCTTATGGGAGCTGACCCAAGTACATTTATTCCAATTGTATCTGTGTTTGCCGTTGCAGCATTCAGACTGCTTCCTTCAGTTAATAAGATTGCAAGCTATATCAACTCAATAGCATTTCACCTTGCTTCATTTAATGCTATATATGAGAGCATTGACGAGATGCGTGAAGGTAATGAGGAATATATTGAGAATACGGAGAATAAGCCGGCAGTTACGCTTAATGACAGATTTGAACTTAAGAACCTGTCGTTCCATTATCCTGATTCGGACAAGAATGTAATAGACGGAATTGATCTTATACTTAAGAAGAATGAGTCAATAGCATTTATCGGTCCATCAGGAGCAGGTAAGACTACTCTTGCAGATATAATCCTTGGAGTGCTTGCACCGCAGGGAGGACAGATGCTTGTTGACGGAGAGAGTATCAACGACAATATATATAACTGGCAGAAGCGGCTTGGATATATTCCACAGAGTATATTCCTGTTTGATGATAATATCAGAAAGAATATTGCATTTGGTATTCCTGAGGATGAGATTGATGACGGGATGGTATGGAAGGCACTTGAGGAAGCACAGTTAAAGAGCTTTGTAGAGGAACTTCCCGAAGGCCTTGAGACAAGAATCGGTGAACGCGGAGCAAGACTGTCAGGTGGTCAGAAGCAGCGTATTGGAATTGCGAGAGCACTTTACTATAATCCGGATATTCTTGTATTGGACGAGGCAACATCAGCCCTCGATAATGAGACAGAGAAGGCTGTTATGGAATCTATAGAGAAGCTTCAGGGAAGCAAGACCATGATTATAATCGCACACAGACTTACAACCGTACAGCACTGCGATAATATCTATGAGGTTAAGGATGGCAAGGTCATCCACAAGGATAAGGAAGAGATATTCGGTAAGAAGGCATAATTTTGAATTGAGGATTAGTCATATGTCACAGAAAGTAATATATTCGGAGCCTACAGGCGGCTTGTGTAACAGAATGGGTGCACTTAATTATGCATACCTGTTTGCAAAAGAATATAATTGCAGACTCGTTATCCTGTGGAAGGATAATTTTGAGGCTGCATGCCATTATGAGGATATATTTAAGCCATTTGAGGATGATAATGTAAAGGTAGTCAATCTGGATTATTATAAGGAGACACCAAAGGAGCTTCTTAAGTCAGGACGCATATTCAGTCTTGTTGCAAGAGGAATAAAACATTGTGCATTTAATCTTTATTTCAGATACAGGCGAAGTAATGAAACAGAACTGACATATGAGACAGATGGCGTTTCACGCGTTGAAGCGGATGCAGTTAACCACAATCTTATTGAAAAGTTTATCAACTCCGATAAGAGATGGTGTCTGATAAGCTCATACCAATGTGCGGATCTTGCACATGATTATTCGGCACTTCAGTTTCAGGACAGATTTGAAGATGCTGTAAGAGAACTTTATGAGAAGCAGTTCGGAGCATTTGCAACAGAGGAAGAGTACAAATCGTATATCAGATGTAATGTAATCGGTGTACATGTGCGCCGGGGCGACCATAAGTATGCGATTGCCAATAATCCTCTTGATATGTTTGTCGGAAAGATGCAAAAGAGGATTGATGCGAATCCGGAGGTTAAGTTCTACCTTGCATCTGATGGCGCTGATGTAATTGAATATATGCAGAAGCATTTTCCGGGAAGAGTTATAATTAATGAAGGCGCAGAGCTTTCAAGAAAGTCCAAATCAGGAATGGAGAATGCAATAATAGATCTGCTTGCATTATCAAAGACAGGCGGAATTATCGGAAGCTTCGGCAGCACATTCAGCGATATGGCCTCATATATAGGCAGAACAGACCTGGAATATTCCAATTCAAAGGGAAAGGATTGATAGACAGTTATGAAGATAGCAGTAGCAGGAACAGGATATGTTGGACTTTCCAACGCAATATTACTTGCACAGCACAACGAAGTACATGCTGTAGACATTATTCAGGAAAAAGTGGACCTTATTAACCGGAAGA
This genomic interval carries:
- a CDS encoding ABC transporter ATP-binding protein/permease, translated to MNLYKKAIHVLGKEKAWGLLGILILTILGAGAELCGVSMILPFVNAIMDPEFISGSSLLSSFQNATGMSTNGMISLLAMSLVVVYLVKNIYLVAMNNQIYKYTYRSQRDLACRMMQYYMGLPYIRLREQNSSDLIRNITADSNRCFVVILNLLQMTSELLISGVLVVYLVITDPVITILVVVIMCISMFLVLKFVKKKVSVLGQKDRYFEAQMNKCVLEAFGGVKEVKITHSEKFFMDDYYYKSTRYAELHRKCDVLGIIPKQVMEVVTIGSLMVSLTIRLLMGADPSTFIPIVSVFAVAAFRLLPSVNKIASYINSIAFHLASFNAIYESIDEMREGNEEYIENTENKPAVTLNDRFELKNLSFHYPDSDKNVIDGIDLILKKNESIAFIGPSGAGKTTLADIILGVLAPQGGQMLVDGESINDNIYNWQKRLGYIPQSIFLFDDNIRKNIAFGIPEDEIDDGMVWKALEEAQLKSFVEELPEGLETRIGERGARLSGGQKQRIGIARALYYNPDILVLDEATSALDNETEKAVMESIEKLQGSKTMIIIAHRLTTVQHCDNIYEVKDGKVIHKDKEEIFGKKA